The Hymenobacter sp. DG01 sequence GGGCCGGGTGGTGCGGCGTGCAGCCAGCTCGGCCGCCCAAGTATTCAGGCGCTGCTGATCGGGAGCGGGGTTGTAGGCTGGCAGGGCCGGTCGCAGCAGATAGGGCAGCCCCAGCCAAAGCAGCAGCAGGAACAGCAGAACCACAAAGCCGGAGGTTTCACGGCGGGAAAAGCCGAAGTAGCGCCGAACAGCGCGCAGCCACGGATACGAGGCCTTGGAGTGGCGCGAGGGGGTAGCAGGCTGCGAAGCGGCCGGGCGCGCAGTAGGCATAACAACGAATAGGTAACGCGGAAATAAGCTAAAACGCAACCAGTATAACAGAAAGCCGGCAGACGGCCAAGCCGCACTACCCGCAGACCGGCGGCGGCCTACTTGCGGATTTTTACGTCCACATCGTAGCGGTAGCGCGGGGGGCCGCCGAGCGGAATAGCAAAGAAGGGCAGGGCCACGTCGTACTGGTCCGTGACGTAGAACACCAGGTCATTGGTAGCCTTGGATAGGGAGGTAATCTGCAGATCTAGCGAAAGGCCGTGTTCCTTGGCCGCAATGGCATGCACGCTGCTGGCCCACTTCTGGTCCCCGCTGATGATGGCCGGGTGCCCGTTTTTAGCCACGCTGAAAATCTTGAGCGTAAAGTCATTGTCCCCGTCAAAATTGCTTTGCCGGATGCTGACTACCCGGTCGTTGATGAAGGGGTAGAGGTGGGTTTTGGCCCGGCGCTCCGGCGAAAGCCGAAACGAGTACTCGTAGGTGAAAGCGTTGCCGCCTTCCACGGCCACATTCTGGGTAGGCGTGGTGCTGAGAAAGTAGCGGTACAGGTTGCCGTCGTCGCCTTTTTTGCCCTGGGCTACCAGCTTGAACACGTACCCATCAAACTCCGGCACAAACTCGCCCTCCAGCGGGTTCAGTGGCCCAAAGGTGTACCACTGGTTATCGTAGGCGGGGTCCGCCCCAAAGGTTTTGGTTTTCAGCAGCGTGCCCGAGCGGAAGTTGCCTTTCGGCTCGGTGCTGCGGGCGTCGGGGCCGGAGTGCGCCCCGGGGCCACCGTACAGGCTGAACTCGGTGGTAGTGTTCCAGCCAAACTTACCCTCATCGTGGCGGCCACCGCAGTCGGGGTCGAAGACGCGGATGTACACGGGCTGGCGGTTATCCTTCGGCACCAGGAAAAAGAAGGTTTGGGTGAAGTCATCATCGCCCCAGCTTTTGTCGCCCTGGGCCCCAAACGTCACCAGAAAAGCAATGTTTTCGCCCGGGTTAGGCACGGCCTGCGCCGCCACGGGCAGGGGCCGCAGCAGGGCCCAGGCCCCAAGCAAGCTCAACAGACAGGAAAGAAAACGCACCATGCCCCGAAGGTACGCTACCGCCTGAATTTTAAGCGAAACGCGGCAGGGGCGTACGATGAGCGTTGCCGAAACCGTTTGAGGGCTGTATCATTACGGTAGATTCTGCCTTATTGCCCATATACTATGAGCGCCACTGCCCGCCGTACCACCGATTTTCTGGACTCCCTGGCTGCTGAACTGCAGCGGGTGCGGGAAATTACCCACCGCCGCTTCCGCCCCCTCACCGACGACCAGCTGAACCGGGGGCCGGGGCCGGGCAAGTGGAGCGTGGGCCAGTGCCTGGAGCACCTCAATATTGTGGGCGGCCTGTATCTGCCGGTAATGAACCGCAAAATCAAAGCCGCCCGGGAGCGGGGCTCCAGTCCGGCCGAAACGGTTGTGCACGGGTTTTTCGGCAAGAAGATGACCGAAGCCATGCGGGTACCGGCCAGCGAGAAAGCCATGAAAACGCCCCAGCAGTACGCGCCCAGCGGTTCGCGCCTGCCGCGCACAGTAGTAGAAGTTTTTAG is a genomic window containing:
- a CDS encoding DinB family protein, with the protein product MSATARRTTDFLDSLAAELQRVREITHRRFRPLTDDQLNRGPGPGKWSVGQCLEHLNIVGGLYLPVMNRKIKAARERGSSPAETVVHGFFGKKMTEAMRVPASEKAMKTPQQYAPSGSRLPRTVVEVFSRQLDELDNLITQARTINANAVRIPNPIVPLLLPRLTDALELLVEHIKRHIQQAERVLDGRS